The genome window CAAACGGAGTACTCGGCCGCCAACGACGCCAGCGTCTCGTAACCATGGTCGCCGTACTCCGAGTCCGAGTAAATCACCGACGCGTACGACCACTCGAATCGCCTGCCCTTGCAAATACGCATTTACGAACGATTTCCCAACGCGTCACTAAATCCACTTCTCTTCGCTCACCGTAGAATCTCCAACATGGCGCGAGCCTGATTCACGTCGCTGGGAACCGTGCGAAAGAAATGCGGAAATCTCTCCTTGCTGCTCAGGAAAGGCGACGTGGCCATGTACGAGATCTGCGGAACCGAGAACAACGCCAACACCGAGGCCACCTGCGGAATCGACGATTACAGCTTGAGGGTCCAGTGCTAGAAGTGGAATGAGGAGGATAGGGACTCGTCGGTAAGGCATCCTAGCAGACCCTGCCTCGGACGCCGGGATAGTGGGAGTCGTTTGAGGAGCGTATTTATACAGACGGAAACGATGGACTCCACAAGTTCTCACCTGAATGGTGACCGAGCTCGATTGAGCACCGAGCACCGCGACCACATCGTCGAATCCTCCGTTCATGAACTTTGGCACGGTCCGATCGTTGCACAGATACTCCGGGGAGCCGGCGAGCCGATTGTCGCGCGCGATGAAGCCTACGAAACGAGGAGGACAAGGGGGAACGATCGAGATCTGTTTGCAGCGTGCGTCGTCGTTACCTTTGACGAAATAGAACGCTTGCTCGAGAGCGTAACTAGGATTGTCGCAAGTGTCGAAGGCCAGAACGCCGAGCCGTATGCccggaagaatgtttcggtcGTCGTTGACGCGTCCAAGGGTGTAGAGCATAGCTTCCAGCGGCTGAATCCCGTCCTCGAGCTAAATCAACGAACCCTACAAATAATCAATTGTTCTCGCTTTATCGCGTGGCCTCGCGACTTGCCTGGATCTCGCCGCAGCTACCTCCGTCGCTGCCTCGACGATGAATTGGAAACAATCCGCCCAACACGATGTCTCCCGTCACGTTCGCGTAACCATATGTCGCGCTGCCTTTGCTCGTTGCTCGTTCTCCGAATACCAGAAACCCAACAAACATCGTTGCAATCGCGGCGATCATTTTATCCTCGAACACCGGTCGCTCCTCTCGCGAGACTGACCACGCGATCAACGACCAACGACCCAAAGCCCTTCGAGGATCCCTCGAGGGAGCGGCCGATTTTCCTTTCCACGCATGAAAATCGATCCGCGTAAACAAAACGTCCACGTACCACAGCCCTCGCTTAAGTGTACCATCATCGTCACCGATCGAATAATCGATTTTCGGGACACGTTGTCGATTGAAAACACATCGTTTGCTTATTTGCTTGGTCCAGTTTCTCTCGTAAACAGCATACAGatcagaattttttaatattaaccgtAGAGGATGAATTGATTCGGAGAAGGAATACAATAATTGAAAGCCACAGGTTaacgataataaatatattttaatgttaCTGGTGTCCCTTGTCTCGTGTTCTTTTAAATAAAACGCAGCCCAATTACAATGACATCAAGAGTATTCGACTACATAGAGTGAGATACCGAATGAAACGCTTTTAAAACAATCGCTATAGTAAAGGAAGACTCGGTATCGCAGCTGTTCGGTGACATCAAGGGTATCTTACGCGTTCGAATAACACACAGAATCGTAAGTAAGTAAAATGATTTCTCGAAGGCCTTGGGACAAGGGTAAAAGCGGCGACGGTAAAAGCAAGCCGATACGCGAGTAAACCGACCGGACGAGCAAACAGAGGCAGGGAAAGAGCAATTTCGTTAAATGGCTGTCCACGAAAGATTGTGTTTTCGACTTTGCGTCGCGTTCCGAGCGGACGATTCGATTTTTGGATACGAAATCATGGCCGAGCGATCGAGCTGGCGGACGGATAGAGGAGACGAACGAGGACGAGCGACCGAGGAAGCGGAGTGGGAACGATAACTACGGAATATCCAATTATTCAATCGCCTCCCCGAGTCGGTCCGTTTAATCGTCGCGGTCGTCCGTCCACGGTTTCGCGGCTTAGAAACGCACCGTTTTCGACCGAGACGACTGCTTTGCTCGCGCTACGCGATATCTTCTAGTCCTCGTTAATCGCGAACCGGTCGAAACAAACGAGAGAATCATGGACCGGGCCGACGATACAGCCACCCACCGATCCTTCGATCCGATCGATTGCGCTGTGTTTGCCGGAATGCTGGGAATTTCTACCATCATCGGAATCTATCAAGCGTACAAGTCGAGGAAAGCCACCGACGCGGTTGGAGAATATTTATTGGGCGGACAAAAGATGTCCATCTTTCCCATAAGCATGTCTCTGATAGCCAGGTAATCAGGACAACGAGCATTTCGAAACTAATGTACATACATATTTAAGCGGAGAAAACGCGTTATAACGGTGACGCGAGCGTAGAGGGTACGCATCCGCTTCCGGCGCGTCGCGACTTTTACTTCCGTAAAAATTAATTGTTACCTACGTAGAAACGTATTTGTCCGAATGGTACGTTTTAACCCTTAAGCCGACTCTCGATctgaactgaattattttactcaaTGTTGGttgttaccaaattggtaaatggaaatcaactttcaacgataatccacttaagggttaaaatttCCTCGGTTCGATTTTCAGCTACATATCGGGAATAGCGATCCTCGGACTGCCCGCCGAAATGTACGTGTACGGGACGCAATACTGGTGCGTCATCATCGCCGATTCCTTCGTCTCTGTGACGATGGCCGTCGTCTATCTACCAGTCTTCTACGGTCTTGGAATCACTTCTTCCTACGAGGTATTAGCGTCCACGTTTATTTAAATCTTTGATGAAATGCCTCTCTACTTGTTCTTCGCGGTTTCAGTACTTAAATCTGAGGTTCAACAACGCCGTTCGATTAATGGGCTCGGTGATATTTTTGATAAAAATGGTAAGCGTATCTCGAACAAACGACGCCTCGACCGAACACCTACGTGCATAATTCTTGCTTTCCAGCTACTCTATATCCCGCTGGTGATATACGTTCCCGCGCTGGCGTTCAATCAAGTGACAGGAATGAACCTCCACGCGACGGCTCTGTTGGTCTGTGCCGtctgcatattctacactactttggtgagaagaatgcgaagaaacgCCGATCTTCCAAGCCCCTATACACTCGAGACATCCCCCTCGCGTTCGGCGTTCGCGCGCCAGACGACACACGATGCATTTTACAGGGCGGATTGAAGGCGGTCGTGTGGACGGACGCTATCCAGACGATCGTGATGTTCGGAGGAGTGATGGTCGTCGCGATACTCGGCACCATGCGAGTAGGTGGAATCGAACAGGTCTGGGAAAGAAATCGCGACACCGGCAGAATCGAATTCTTCGAGTAAGAGAACTCTCCTCTTCTTCCTTTGGCTCCGTTTCACATCGTTTCCTTCCCTCCTCGACAGCATGAACCCGGATCCAACGGCGCGACACACTTTCTGGACCGTGGTCGTCGGTGGCTACCTGAATTGGTTGGCAAGTTGCTCGGTGAATCAGGCGATGGTGCAACGATGCCTCTCTATGCCCAACCTGAAAAAGGCTAACGCGTAAGTTGATTCCCCTCGTTGAGTTACAACGAGTCGATACTACACCTCTTTTACTCCTACCTTTCAGAACGATCGCGATAATGGCGATCGGTATAATAACCATAGTCTCGTTGAGTTGCTACACCGGTCTCGTCATCTTTGCGGCGTTTTACGACTGCGATCCTGTCACCACCAAGGTAACACGATAAAACACTTGATCGTCCCTACCGATTTCCATCGATGCGTTCCTTTCAGCGATTAAGGAAACCGGACCAACTGCTGCCGTATTTCGTGATGGAGATGACCGGATCGATCCCCGGGTTGCCCGGACTCTTCGTCGCGGGTGTGTTCAGCGCCGCGTTAAGGTAATTTCCAGTCATATTTTTATACTTGTGTAACGTCATCCATACATACACACCTCCTGTCGTCTAAGGGTGTCCGCTAGCAGGCCTCCGCGATCTAACAAAGAGTACCGTACAAGTCACGATTAAATATAGTCGGGGAAAAATTTACCGACCTGGTTAGCGGACACTCTTGCGAATATTTATGCAAAATTGGTCGATTCGATCCAACAGATTCAAACGCATACTTTCTTTCCTTTCAGTACCATGTCCACCGGATTGAACTCCATGTCCGGAGTGATATACGGGGACATGATAAAACCATGGTTCCGCACCCCCGTCTCGGAAGTAACGGCCAGTCGAACGATCAAGGGAATCGTAGTTGCGATCGGTGCAGTCTGCGTGGGACTTGTTTTCCTCGTTGAGAAACTCACTGGACTCATACAGGTGAAACTTTTCCCTTTCTTCTCTGCGTACAGAGTCTATTCGAACGAGTGTGGTAGGTACAACCGATT of Colletes latitarsis isolate SP2378_abdomen chromosome 3, iyColLati1, whole genome shotgun sequence contains these proteins:
- the LOC143340379 gene encoding sodium-coupled monocarboxylate transporter 1, whose translation is MDRADDTATHRSFDPIDCAVFAGMLGISTIIGIYQAYKSRKATDAVGEYLLGGQKMSIFPISMSLIASYISGIAILGLPAEMYVYGTQYWCVIIADSFVSVTMAVVYLPVFYGLGITSSYEYLNLRFNNAVRLMGSVIFLIKMLLYIPLVIYVPALAFNQVTGMNLHATALLVCAVCIFYTTLGGLKAVVWTDAIQTIVMFGGVMVVAILGTMRVGGIEQVWERNRDTGRIEFFDMNPDPTARHTFWTVVVGGYLNWLASCSVNQAMVQRCLSMPNLKKANATIAIMAIGIITIVSLSCYTGLVIFAAFYDCDPVTTKRLRKPDQLLPYFVMEMTGSIPGLPGLFVAGVFSAALSTMSTGLNSMSGVIYGDMIKPWFRTPVSEVTASRTIKGIVVAIGAVCVGLVFLVEKLTGLIQACKSLSGITAGPLLGMFTLGMFFPFANSAGALVGGLVSLNLVAWISFGTQAAISTGNINYTVKPISIDGCPDSLKSRVNNLTLAAETAAIEQPFFLYRMSYLWYTWLGFLTAILLGLLVSWITGANVLKSGDEKLYTPMIRGFLRSKLSATNRQDSIQLAKVEAATASNDS